The proteins below are encoded in one region of Polypterus senegalus isolate Bchr_013 chromosome 2, ASM1683550v1, whole genome shotgun sequence:
- the LOC120524394 gene encoding odorant receptor 131-2-like produces the protein METLTSYTPLTLTTMCLERYIAICIPLRHAEISTVQRTLFGILFIWIFGFILCSTDFFTVLATQPESFYLESYICSYEIMLIYVWQSDLRSYICLVVFISMFLFIALTYVKIMHAARAAFVEKTSASKARNTVVLHAFQLVLSLVSLICPFVEKFIMQINFQIFSDVRYFNFLSFTLFPRCLSPLIYGLRDEKFCSVLQFYIICGMHKPVSKIRDVEF, from the coding sequence ATGGAAACCCTTACTTCTTACACTCCACTGACTCTGACCACCATGTGCCTGGAGCGCTACATTGCTATCTGTATTCCATTGAGACATGCAGAGATCTCCACAGTTCAACGCACTCTTTTTGGCATTCTGTTTATCTGGATATTTGGATTCATCCTCTGCAGTACTGATTTTTTCACTGTACTTGCAACACAGCCTGAGAGTTTTTATCTGGAGAGCTATATTTGCAGCTATGAAATAATGCTAATATATGTCTGGCAATCTGATCTGAGATCATACATCTGCCTGGTGGTGTTTATATCAATGTTCCTCTTTATTGCACTGACTTATGTAAAAATTATGCATGCAGCAAGAGCAGCTTTTGTAGAGAAAACCTCTGCCTCCAAAGCTCGAAACACTGTTGTTTTGCATGCTTTTCAGCTTGTTTTATCTTTAGTTTCCCTGATTTGCCCTTTTGTTGAAAAGTTcattatgcaaataaattttcagattttttcagaTGTGCGCTACTTTAATTTTCTTAGTTTTACATTATTTCCCAGATGTTTAAGCCCACTTATTTATGGTTTAAGAGATGAAAAATTCTGTTCTGTTCTTCAATTTTATATAATCTGTGGAATGCATAAACCTGTCTCCAAAATTAGAGATGTAGAATTTTGA